One genomic window of Cannabis sativa cultivar Pink pepper isolate KNU-18-1 chromosome 2, ASM2916894v1, whole genome shotgun sequence includes the following:
- the LOC115719045 gene encoding probable serine/threonine-protein kinase PBL3, with protein MGNCFRKSAKCAHASSVNFSDGTNPGNNAKIVSASSSSQDPALGDAAPAKVDITVFDTVKSFSFIDLKNATKNFRSDSLLGEGGFGWVFKGWIDPNTFAPAKPGTGTVVAVKRLKQESFQGHKEWLAEVNYLGQLRHKNLVKLIGYCSESDNRLLVYEFLPKGSLENHLFRKGVQPISWATRMSIAIDVARGLSFLHSLDANVIYRDLKASNILLDSDFNAKLSDFGLARDGPTGDNTHVSTRVMGTRGYAAPEYVATGHLTPKNDVYSFGVVLLELLSGRRAMDDDKNGGAEETLVEWAKPFLCDNRRVLRIMDTRLGGQYSKKAAQAAAALSVQCLHTDPKHRPLMIDVLAKLEQIHTSKDVSTTRQSRPDHQGIRHSNHHHRTTAN; from the exons ATGGGAAACTGCTTTAGAAAATCTGCCAAGTGTGCTCACGCTTCTTCTGTCAACTTTTCTG ATGGGACAAATCCAGGTAACAATGCCAAGATTGTCtcagcatcatcatcatcacaggACCCAGCATTAGGAGATGCTGCACCTGCCAAAGTTGATATAACTGTTTTCGACACAGTTAAGTCCTTTAGCTTCATTGATCTTAAGAATGCCACGAAGAACTTCCGATCAGACAGCCTACTTGGGGAGGGAGGATTTGGGTGGGTCTTCAAAGGTTGGATTGATCCAAACACATTCGCTCCTGCTAAACCAGGTACTGGGACAGTGGTGGCTGTCAAGAGACTCAAGCAAGAGAGCTTTCAAGGACACAAAGAATGGCTT GCAGAAGTGAATTATTTAGGCCAGCTTCGCCACAAAAATCTCGTGAAACTCATAGGCTATTGCTCAGAGTCTGACAATAGACTTCTTGTCTATGAGTTTCTGCCAAAAGGAAGTTTGGAAAACCATTTATTTAGGA AAGGGGTACAGCCAATTTCTTGGGCTACACGCATGAGCATTGCTATTGACGTTGCACGGGGGTTGTCTTTCTTGCATAGTTTAGATGCTAATGTCATCTATCGTGATTTAAAGGCTTCCAACATTCTACTTGATTCG GATTTCAATGCTAAGCTTTCTGATTTTGGCTTAGCAAGAGATGGCCCTACTGGAGATAATACTCACGTTTCAACCAGAGTAATGGGAACTCGAGGCTATGCTGCCCCAGAATATGTAGCTACTG GGCACTTGACTCCAAAGAATGATGTGTACAGCTTTGGTGTAGTCTTGTTAGAATTGCTCTCAGGAAGACGAGCAATGGACGATGATAAAAATGGTGGTGCAGAAGAAACATTGGTAGAGTGGGCGAAGCCATTCTTGTGCGATAATAGACGAGTTTTAAGAATCATGGACACAAGGTTAGGTGGTCAATACTCCAAGAAAGCAGCTCAAGCAGCTGCTGCACTTTCCGTGCAGTGCCTCCACacagatccaaaacataggccaCTGATGATCGATGTTCTAGCCAAATTGGAACAGATTCATACATCTAAAGATGTTTCGACCACCAGACAGTCTAGGCCGGATCATCAAGGCATCAGGCATTCAAATCATCATCACAGAACAACAGCAAACTAA
- the LOC115719046 gene encoding ABSCISIC ACID-INSENSITIVE 5-like protein 2 isoform X1, protein MGIQTMASQGSGQQSHFQPSSLTRQNSWYNLTLDEVNNQLGDMGKPLGSMNLHDLLQTIYTTEAKESSTVDVENTSSSSSLQRQASLTLARALSSKTVDDVWKEIQQGQKRRYYEHMIDQDRQPTLGETTLEDFLVQAGLFAEASPSPAVGLHPIDAVTPPTGIEMHPIDAVTPSIGLYPIDAVTPPIGLHPIDAVTPQSYPYKFGLSSPSPLLGALSDPTIPGRKGDSSDAYEKSMERRLKRKIKNRESAARSRARKQAYHNELVSKVSRLKGQNSWLKKEKVIIFMSDFSISSIWLLRLSSSVINFTREAPKTLTLQMI, encoded by the exons ATGGGGATTCAGACAATGGCATCTCAAGGTAGTGGTCAGCAGTCTCATTTTCAACCATCCTCATTGACAAGGCAGAATTCATGGTACAACCTGACTCTAGATGAAGTTAATAACCAGCTGGGAGACATGGGCAAACCACTTGGAAGTATGAATCTCCATGACCTTCTTCAAACCATATATACTACTGAAGCTAAGGAATCCAGTACAGTTGATGTGGAGAAtacttcttcatcatcatcgcTTCAACGACAAGCTAGTCTAACATTGGCTAGAGCTCTGAGTAGCAAGACAGTCGATGATGTGTGGAAAGAGATCCAACAAGGGCAGAAGCGGAGGTACTATGAGCACATGATTGACCAAGATAGACAGCCTACACTTGGTGAAACAACTCTAGAAGACTTTCTGGTACAAGCAGGGCTTTTTGCTGAAGCTTCTCCTAGTCCTGCGGTAGGATTGCACCCTATTGATGCAGTGACACCACCCACAGGAATTGAAATGCATCCCATTGATGCAGTGACACCTTCCATTGGATTGTATCCCATTGATGCAGTGACACCTCCCATAGGATTGCATCCCATTGATGCAGTGACACCACAGAGTTATCCTTATAAGTTTGGTTTGTCATCGCCATCCCCATTACTTGGTGCGTTATCAGACCCAACAATTCCTGGGAGAAAAGGGGATTCATCGGATGCATATGAGAAGAGCATGGAAAGGAGGcttaagagaaaaatcaaaaacaGGGAGTCAGCTGCCCGATCGCGAGCAAGAAAGCag GCTTACCACAATGAATTGGTGAGCAAGGTTTCACGTTTAAAAGGACAGAACTCGTGGCTCAAGAAAGAGAAGGTGATAATTTTCATGTCTGATTTTTCGATTTCTAGTATTTGGTTGCTAAGGCTTTCCTCGAGTGTTATAAACTTTACAAGGGAAGCACCCAAGACATTAACACTGCAAATGATTTGA
- the LOC115719046 gene encoding ABSCISIC ACID-INSENSITIVE 5-like protein 2 isoform X2 yields the protein MGIQTMASQGSGQQSHFQPSSLTRQNSWYNLTLDEVNNQLGDMGKPLGSMNLHDLLQTIYTTEAKESSTVDVENTSSSSSLQRQASLTLARALSSKTVDDVWKEIQQGQKRRYYEHMIDQDRQPTLGETTLEDFLVQAGLFAEASPSPAVGLHPIDAVTPPTGIEMHPIDAVTPSIGLYPIDAVTPPIGLHPIDAVTPQSYPYKFGLSSPSPLLGALSDPTIPGRKGDSSDAYEKSMERRLKRKIKNRESAARSRARKQAYHNELVSKVSRLKGQNSWLKKEKEVEIMLEDNSSPDPKYQLRRTRSATF from the exons ATGGGGATTCAGACAATGGCATCTCAAGGTAGTGGTCAGCAGTCTCATTTTCAACCATCCTCATTGACAAGGCAGAATTCATGGTACAACCTGACTCTAGATGAAGTTAATAACCAGCTGGGAGACATGGGCAAACCACTTGGAAGTATGAATCTCCATGACCTTCTTCAAACCATATATACTACTGAAGCTAAGGAATCCAGTACAGTTGATGTGGAGAAtacttcttcatcatcatcgcTTCAACGACAAGCTAGTCTAACATTGGCTAGAGCTCTGAGTAGCAAGACAGTCGATGATGTGTGGAAAGAGATCCAACAAGGGCAGAAGCGGAGGTACTATGAGCACATGATTGACCAAGATAGACAGCCTACACTTGGTGAAACAACTCTAGAAGACTTTCTGGTACAAGCAGGGCTTTTTGCTGAAGCTTCTCCTAGTCCTGCGGTAGGATTGCACCCTATTGATGCAGTGACACCACCCACAGGAATTGAAATGCATCCCATTGATGCAGTGACACCTTCCATTGGATTGTATCCCATTGATGCAGTGACACCTCCCATAGGATTGCATCCCATTGATGCAGTGACACCACAGAGTTATCCTTATAAGTTTGGTTTGTCATCGCCATCCCCATTACTTGGTGCGTTATCAGACCCAACAATTCCTGGGAGAAAAGGGGATTCATCGGATGCATATGAGAAGAGCATGGAAAGGAGGcttaagagaaaaatcaaaaacaGGGAGTCAGCTGCCCGATCGCGAGCAAGAAAGCag GCTTACCACAATGAATTGGTGAGCAAGGTTTCACGTTTAAAAGGACAGAACTCGTGGCTCAAGAAAGAGAAG GAAGTTGAGATTATGCTCGAAGATAATTCCTCTCCTGATCCAAAATACCAGCTTCGAAGAACAAGGTCAGCTACGTTCTGA